From Coffea arabica cultivar ET-39 chromosome 2e, Coffea Arabica ET-39 HiFi, whole genome shotgun sequence, the proteins below share one genomic window:
- the LOC113729922 gene encoding protein ABIL3-like isoform X1, whose amino-acid sequence MEALTSTASVTLPREPAIYDEASMQQSMVFSDSLKDLKNLRKQLYSAAEYFELSYTSDDQKQIVVNTLKDYAIKALVNTVDHLGSMSYKVNDLLDEKVDEVSGTELRVSCIEQRLRTCQDYIDREGLSQQSLVINTPKYHKRYILTAAESMNGVNHLRLHQQRCSLDDEDDWHQFRNAQHNCVSTAVRATIREIPSSAVRNGRSPSPSPRLSQQPGNFSFSGTFPGKESEKRTVSPHRFPLLRTGSLASRQTTPKKSRPTSPNPTRPTTPNPSIGRQFPAEARKSASMRFHAERGSPKDPRDTDHNSSKSKRLLKALLSRRKSKKDDMLYTYLDEY is encoded by the exons ATGGAGGCTTTAACTTCAACTGCTTCAGTTACTCTCCCTCGAGAACCAGCCATCTATGATGAGGCCTCTATGCAGCAAAGCATGGTCTTCTCTGACAGTCTAAAG gatttgaagaatctgagaaaACAATTATACTCTGCAGCCGAGTATTTTGAATTATCATATACCAGTGATGACCAAAAACAAAT AGTTGTAAATACTTTGAAAGATTATGCAATCAAAGCTCTTGTAAATACTGTGGATCATTTGGGCTCTATGTCGTACAAGGTCAATGATCTCTTGGATGAAAAGGTTGATGAAGTTTCTGGAACTGAGCTTCGGGTATCTTGCATTGAGCAG AGATTGAGGACTTGCCAGGATTATATTGATCGTGAGGGTCTCTCACAGCAGTCACTGGTCATAAATACTCCGAAATACCATAAAAGATACATATTGACAG CTGCAGAGAGCATGAACGGTGTCAATCATTTAAGGTTGCATCAACAAAGATGTAGcctggatgatgaagatgacTGGCATCAATTTAGGAATG CACAACATAATTGTGTTTCAACAGCAGTTCGAGCGACAATTAGAGAAATCCCATCATCTGCAGTTAG GAATGGGCGTTCTCCATCACCTTCACCGCGACTTTCTCAGCAACCTGGAAACTTTTCATTCTCAGGCACTTTTCCTGGAAAGGAATCAG AAAAGCGAACAGTTTCACCGCATCGATTTCCCCTTTTACGCACTGGATCTCTTGCTAGTCGACAAACTACTCCAAAGAAATCTAGGccaacaagtccaaatccaactCGACCAACCACTCCCAATCCTTCTATTGGAAGACAG TTCCCTGCAGAAGCTCGGAAATCAGCTTCAATGAGGTTCCATGCTGAAAGAGGGAGTCCCAAAGATCCCAGAGATACTGATCACAATTCTAGCAAAAGTAAACGCCTTCTCAAGGCATTGCTTAGCCGAAGAAAGTCAAAGAAAGACGACATGCTATATACTTACTTAGATGAATACTAA
- the LOC113729921 gene encoding uncharacterized protein isoform X2: MEVIPSDETTVDTVLTKWDFSCDLEVNYESERKVRIVYSALDVDKEPDKVKREMSVSDGKLLVHFEAVEPRFLRASFSAFVDVLTLATKTIDEFDQGVEV; encoded by the exons ATGGAGGTTATCCCTTCCGACGAAACAACGGTAGATACTGTCCTAACCAAATGGGATTTCAGTTG TGACTTGGAAGTAAATTATGAATCTGAAAGAAAAGTTCGCATTGTCTACTCAGCATTGGATGTAGATAAGGAG CCAGACAAGGTAAAGCGCGAAATGTCAGTCTCGGATGGAAAGCTTTTAGT GCATTTTGAGGCAGTAGAGCCGAGATTTCTGCGGGCATCATTTAGTGCATTTGTTGATGTGCTGACTCTTGCCACGAAAACCATAGATGAATTCGATCAAGGAGTGGAAGTTTGA
- the LOC113729922 gene encoding protein ABIL3-like isoform X2 — protein sequence MEALTSTASVTLPREPAIYDEASMQQSMVFSDSLKDLKNLRKQLYSAAEYFELSYTSDDQKQIVVNTLKDYAIKALVNTVDHLGSMSYKVNDLLDEKVDEVSGTELRVSCIEQRLRTCQDYIDREGLSQQSLVINTPKYHKRYILTAAESMNGVNHLRLHQQRCSLDDEDDWHQFRNAVRATIREIPSSAVRNGRSPSPSPRLSQQPGNFSFSGTFPGKESEKRTVSPHRFPLLRTGSLASRQTTPKKSRPTSPNPTRPTTPNPSIGRQFPAEARKSASMRFHAERGSPKDPRDTDHNSSKSKRLLKALLSRRKSKKDDMLYTYLDEY from the exons ATGGAGGCTTTAACTTCAACTGCTTCAGTTACTCTCCCTCGAGAACCAGCCATCTATGATGAGGCCTCTATGCAGCAAAGCATGGTCTTCTCTGACAGTCTAAAG gatttgaagaatctgagaaaACAATTATACTCTGCAGCCGAGTATTTTGAATTATCATATACCAGTGATGACCAAAAACAAAT AGTTGTAAATACTTTGAAAGATTATGCAATCAAAGCTCTTGTAAATACTGTGGATCATTTGGGCTCTATGTCGTACAAGGTCAATGATCTCTTGGATGAAAAGGTTGATGAAGTTTCTGGAACTGAGCTTCGGGTATCTTGCATTGAGCAG AGATTGAGGACTTGCCAGGATTATATTGATCGTGAGGGTCTCTCACAGCAGTCACTGGTCATAAATACTCCGAAATACCATAAAAGATACATATTGACAG CTGCAGAGAGCATGAACGGTGTCAATCATTTAAGGTTGCATCAACAAAGATGTAGcctggatgatgaagatgacTGGCATCAATTTAGGAATG CAGTTCGAGCGACAATTAGAGAAATCCCATCATCTGCAGTTAG GAATGGGCGTTCTCCATCACCTTCACCGCGACTTTCTCAGCAACCTGGAAACTTTTCATTCTCAGGCACTTTTCCTGGAAAGGAATCAG AAAAGCGAACAGTTTCACCGCATCGATTTCCCCTTTTACGCACTGGATCTCTTGCTAGTCGACAAACTACTCCAAAGAAATCTAGGccaacaagtccaaatccaactCGACCAACCACTCCCAATCCTTCTATTGGAAGACAG TTCCCTGCAGAAGCTCGGAAATCAGCTTCAATGAGGTTCCATGCTGAAAGAGGGAGTCCCAAAGATCCCAGAGATACTGATCACAATTCTAGCAAAAGTAAACGCCTTCTCAAGGCATTGCTTAGCCGAAGAAAGTCAAAGAAAGACGACATGCTATATACTTACTTAGATGAATACTAA
- the LOC113729921 gene encoding uncharacterized protein isoform X4 has translation MVPLIQIDLEVNYESERKVRIVYSALDVDKEPDKVKREMSVSDGKLLVHFEAVEPRFLRASFSAFVDVLTLATKTIDEFDQGVEV, from the exons ATGGTTCCGTTGATTcaaat TGACTTGGAAGTAAATTATGAATCTGAAAGAAAAGTTCGCATTGTCTACTCAGCATTGGATGTAGATAAGGAG CCAGACAAGGTAAAGCGCGAAATGTCAGTCTCGGATGGAAAGCTTTTAGT GCATTTTGAGGCAGTAGAGCCGAGATTTCTGCGGGCATCATTTAGTGCATTTGTTGATGTGCTGACTCTTGCCACGAAAACCATAGATGAATTCGATCAAGGAGTGGAAGTTTGA
- the LOC113729921 gene encoding uncharacterized protein isoform X1: protein MEVIPSDETTVDTVLTKWDFSCDLEVNYESERKVRIVYSALDVDKELQPDKVKREMSVSDGKLLVHFEAVEPRFLRASFSAFVDVLTLATKTIDEFDQGVEV from the exons ATGGAGGTTATCCCTTCCGACGAAACAACGGTAGATACTGTCCTAACCAAATGGGATTTCAGTTG TGACTTGGAAGTAAATTATGAATCTGAAAGAAAAGTTCGCATTGTCTACTCAGCATTGGATGTAGATAAGGAG TTGCAGCCAGACAAGGTAAAGCGCGAAATGTCAGTCTCGGATGGAAAGCTTTTAGT GCATTTTGAGGCAGTAGAGCCGAGATTTCTGCGGGCATCATTTAGTGCATTTGTTGATGTGCTGACTCTTGCCACGAAAACCATAGATGAATTCGATCAAGGAGTGGAAGTTTGA
- the LOC113729921 gene encoding uncharacterized protein isoform X3, which produces MVPLIQIDLEVNYESERKVRIVYSALDVDKELQPDKVKREMSVSDGKLLVHFEAVEPRFLRASFSAFVDVLTLATKTIDEFDQGVEV; this is translated from the exons ATGGTTCCGTTGATTcaaat TGACTTGGAAGTAAATTATGAATCTGAAAGAAAAGTTCGCATTGTCTACTCAGCATTGGATGTAGATAAGGAG TTGCAGCCAGACAAGGTAAAGCGCGAAATGTCAGTCTCGGATGGAAAGCTTTTAGT GCATTTTGAGGCAGTAGAGCCGAGATTTCTGCGGGCATCATTTAGTGCATTTGTTGATGTGCTGACTCTTGCCACGAAAACCATAGATGAATTCGATCAAGGAGTGGAAGTTTGA